A part of Helicobacter himalayensis genomic DNA contains:
- a CDS encoding HNH endonuclease family protein, producing the protein MELSYQWSLEHLMPQSWEKHWKAFVKDESHAEDLIYQIGNMTLLKGSLNSTIKNATWQIKLRRWHSQKLH; encoded by the coding sequence ATAGAACTTTCTTATCAATGGAGTTTAGAGCATCTTATGCCACAATCTTGGGAGAAACATTGGAAAGCATTTGTAAAAGATGAAAGTCACGCAGAGGATTTGATTTATCAAATAGGTAATATGACACTTCTAAAAGGCTCTTTAAATAGCACAATCAAAAATGCCACTTGGCAGATTAAGCTTAGGAGATGGCACTCGCAAAAATTGCATTAA
- a CDS encoding ImmA/IrrE family metallo-endopeptidase, with the protein MNWTEIKNKSPYEILEMLEMSEPPFNPFDIARKLNLNVKTTLDYDKLDTEGQISVDKNNEPEIWINPIKSEVRQRFTLAHELGHLANDILPQIDSPIIDKYETLYRSNAYGGAETKANRFAAQLLMPLKAVEDFIEERRQSNPNLSAKDAIVLIATKFEVSKQAVFHRLQNIGLIDKDYRYPF; encoded by the coding sequence ATGAATTGGACAGAGATAAAGAATAAATCCCCTTATGAGATTTTAGAAATGCTTGAGATGAGTGAGCCTCCTTTTAATCCTTTTGATATTGCAAGAAAATTAAATCTTAATGTTAAAACAACACTTGATTATGATAAACTTGATACAGAGGGGCAAATTAGTGTAGATAAAAATAATGAGCCAGAAATTTGGATAAACCCAATCAAAAGCGAAGTAAGACAACGATTTACCCTTGCTCACGAGCTAGGGCATTTAGCAAATGATATTTTGCCACAAATTGATAGTCCTATTATTGACAAATATGAAACATTGTATCGTAGCAATGCTTATGGTGGTGCTGAAACAAAAGCAAATAGATTTGCCGCACAACTTCTTATGCCTTTAAAGGCGGTAGAAGATTTTATTGAAGAAAGAAGGCAAAGCAATCCTAATTTAAGTGCTAAAGACGCTATTGTGCTGATAGCTACAAAATTTGAAGTTTCAAAACAAGCGGTATTTCATAGACTTCAAAACATAGGCTTGATTGACAAAGATTACAGGTATCCTTTTTAG
- a CDS encoding DNA-methyltransferase, whose protein sequence is MKATALQLNTIYIQDCFDFLQSLENKSIDLAIIDPPYNLKIADWDSFKSEQEFLDFSFAWIDLMLQKMKKSGSFYIFNTPYHCALFLHYLQGKAVFQNFITWYKKDGLSYTKKKFVNNQESILFYTMDSKDYYFDCDSIRIPYKSTQRIAHARKNGILKNGKRWYPNEKGKLCPDVWEIVSQRHRQKLNGKTQKLNHPTPKPKEMIERIIKASSKEGDLVLDLFAGSGTTSILARELGRNSVGCELNKEYVDSSLKIKEIK, encoded by the coding sequence ATGAAAGCTACCGCCTTGCAACTCAATACAATTTATATACAAGATTGCTTTGACTTTTTACAATCCTTAGAGAATAAAAGCATAGATTTAGCAATTATTGACCCGCCTTATAATCTTAAAATAGCGGATTGGGATAGTTTTAAAAGCGAACAAGAATTTTTAGATTTTAGTTTTGCTTGGATTGATTTAATGTTGCAAAAAATGAAAAAAAGTGGTAGTTTTTATATTTTTAACACACCTTATCATTGTGCTTTATTTTTGCATTATTTGCAGGGCAAGGCAGTATTCCAAAACTTTATTACTTGGTATAAAAAAGACGGCTTGAGTTACACAAAAAAGAAGTTTGTAAATAATCAAGAATCCATTTTGTTTTACACAATGGATTCTAAGGATTATTACTTTGATTGCGATTCTATAAGGATACCTTATAAATCCACCCAAAGAATAGCTCACGCTAGAAAAAATGGAATCTTAAAGAATGGTAAGCGTTGGTATCCAAATGAAAAAGGCAAACTCTGCCCTGATGTGTGGGAGATTGTGAGCCAGAGGCATAGGCAAAAGCTAAATGGCAAAACACAAAAGCTTAACCACCCCACACCAAAGCCAAAAGAAATGATAGAGCGAATAATTAAAGCAAGTAGCAAAGAGGGGGATTTGGTGTTAGATTTATTTGCAGGAAGTGGCACTACAAGCATATTGGCTAGAGAGTTGGGCAGGAATAGTGTGGGCTGTGAGTTAAATAAGGAATATGTGGATTCTAGCCTAAAAATCAAGGAAATAAAATGA
- a CDS encoding DNA adenine methylase, producing MSYIGSKFKLFNFLQTHIESTLQKANAKPLKDSIFCDMFAGTGAVGRLFKNKAKQIISNDREYYSFVLNQNYIANCQKLPRAKELLEILNCAKQTPLQKGKIYKHYALGSGSGRQYFSDYNAQKIDAVRLKITQWKEQKFINKQEYYFLLSSLLESADKVANTASVYGAFLKQLKKSALKPLILTPAEFECSTNKHLVLNEDANTLITKIKGDILYLDPPYNAREYGANYHLLNTIVLYDDFIPKGKTGLREYEKSPWCKSTKVANALENLIKNANFEWIFLSYNDEGLLSLEQIKSIFEKYGKYSFATQKHQRFKADSKRIQKQDFTIEYLHILRK from the coding sequence ATGAGCTACATTGGCTCTAAATTTAAGCTTTTTAATTTTTTGCAAACACATATAGAATCCACACTCCAAAAAGCAAATGCAAAGCCCTTAAAAGATTCTATCTTTTGTGATATGTTTGCAGGCACTGGAGCGGTAGGAAGGCTTTTTAAAAACAAAGCAAAGCAAATTATTAGCAACGATAGAGAATATTATAGCTTTGTTTTAAATCAAAATTATATCGCTAATTGCCAAAAATTACCTCGAGCTAAGGAACTTTTAGAGATTTTAAACTGCGCTAAACAAACACCATTACAAAAGGGCAAAATCTATAAGCATTACGCGCTTGGTTCTGGTAGTGGGAGGCAGTATTTTAGCGATTATAATGCACAAAAAATTGACGCTGTGCGCTTAAAAATCACACAATGGAAAGAACAAAAATTTATTAATAAGCAAGAATATTATTTTCTCCTCTCCTCCCTTTTAGAATCCGCTGATAAAGTCGCAAACACAGCTTCAGTATATGGAGCGTTTTTAAAGCAACTTAAAAAAAGTGCCTTAAAGCCCCTTATTTTAACTCCAGCAGAATTTGAATGCAGCACAAATAAGCATTTAGTGCTTAATGAAGATGCAAACACACTTATTACTAAAATAAAGGGTGATATTCTCTATCTTGACCCGCCTTATAATGCACGCGAATATGGAGCGAATTATCATCTTTTAAACACCATAGTCCTTTATGATGACTTTATCCCAAAGGGCAAAACAGGCTTAAGAGAATACGAAAAATCCCCTTGGTGCAAGAGCACAAAAGTTGCAAATGCACTAGAAAATTTAATCAAAAATGCAAATTTTGAGTGGATTTTCCTAAGCTATAATGATGAAGGGCTTTTGAGTTTAGAGCAAATTAAAAGCATTTTTGAAAAATATGGCAAATACAGCTTTGCCACCCAAAAACACCAAAGATTTAAAGCAGATTCTAAAAGAATCCAAAAACAAGATTTTACAATAGAGTATTTGCATATTTTAAGAAAATAG
- a CDS encoding DNA-methyltransferase, which yields MQELQDSSVDLIITSPPYFNIKDYAKNGYQNTQHSESNREDLGALDNYKEYINGLLQVWRECHRVLKPNGKLCINVPLMPMLKKQLNTHYNRHIFDLQSDIQHSILYNTPLFLLDLYIWNRTNTTKSLMFGSYPYPRNFYAQNTSEFISIYVKDGKPNNKISQEIKEQSKLTQKEWIEYTKQIWNIPIPNKSDSAFGKHSAIMPEAIPYRLIRLYSFVGDVVLDPFAGSGTTLKVAKELKRNYIGYELYAHYKSVIESKLQANPF from the coding sequence ATGCAAGAATTACAAGATTCTAGCGTGGATTTAATCATTACTTCTCCGCCTTATTTTAATATTAAAGATTATGCAAAAAATGGCTATCAAAACACGCAACATTCAGAATCTAATAGGGAAGATTTGGGAGCACTTGATAACTATAAAGAATATATCAATGGCTTATTGCAAGTTTGGAGGGAATGCCATAGAGTGCTAAAGCCAAATGGCAAACTCTGCATTAATGTGCCTTTAATGCCTATGCTTAAAAAGCAACTAAACACGCATTACAATCGCCATATTTTTGATTTGCAAAGCGATATTCAACATAGCATTTTATACAATACTCCACTATTCTTGCTTGATTTGTATATTTGGAATCGCACCAATACAACAAAATCATTAATGTTTGGAAGTTATCCTTATCCGCGCAATTTTTATGCACAAAACACTAGCGAATTTATAAGTATTTATGTCAAAGATGGCAAACCAAACAACAAGATTTCACAAGAGATAAAAGAACAAAGCAAACTTACACAAAAAGAGTGGATAGAATACACGAAACAAATTTGGAATATCCCCATTCCAAACAAAAGCGATAGTGCTTTTGGTAAGCATTCAGCCATTATGCCAGAAGCGATTCCTTATCGCTTGATTAGGCTTTATTCTTTCGTAGGCGATGTAGTGCTAGACCCATTTGCTGGAAGTGGGACAACATTGAAAGTTGCTAAAGAGCTTAAAAGAAATTATATAGGTTATGAACTCTATGCACATTATAAAAGCGTGATAGAATCTAAGCTACAAGCGAACCCGTTTTGA
- a CDS encoding restriction endonuclease: MRKSKTQIFLELAKPDENGISRWVSVSEFVGEYKDLRLGNGGSWCRASSSLAKKYIIEFDKTKSAGNSIDAIRLKGFNTQDSFNQNIRKDIKDFYKNQKCVMLGICGKSENTKIEIDHKDGRKSNMRLSSTKTQKLEDFQPLCKAANDIKRQICKVCKETNKRWNAKNIKGNPYAFYKGDENYTKELGCVGCYQYDPVMYRKESIKRIAKQATDFITQKLYED, encoded by the coding sequence GTGAGGAAATCAAAAACGCAAATCTTTTTAGAGCTAGCTAAACCCGATGAAAATGGCATTTCAAGGTGGGTAAGCGTGAGTGAGTTTGTAGGAGAGTATAAGGACTTAAGACTTGGTAATGGCGGAAGTTGGTGTCGTGCAAGTAGTAGTTTAGCTAAAAAATACATTATAGAATTTGATAAAACTAAGAGTGCGGGAAATAGCATTGATGCGATAAGATTAAAGGGGTTTAATACGCAAGATTCCTTTAATCAAAATATAAGAAAGGATATTAAAGATTTTTATAAAAATCAAAAATGCGTGATGTTAGGAATTTGTGGCAAAAGCGAAAATACTAAAATAGAAATAGACCATAAAGATGGGCGCAAAAGCAACATGAGATTATCAAGCACAAAAACGCAAAAGCTAGAGGATTTTCAACCTCTATGCAAAGCAGCAAATGATATAAAAAGGCAAATTTGTAAAGTATGCAAAGAAACAAATAAACGTTGGAATGCTAAAAATATCAAAGGCAATCCCTATGCGTTTTATAAAGGTGATGAGAATTATACAAAAGAGCTTGGTTGCGTGGGTTGCTACCAATACGACCCTGTGATGTATAGAAAAGAGAGTATAAAAAGAATTGCAAAACAAGCCACTGATTTTATCACCCAAAAGCTCTATGAAGATTGA
- a CDS encoding DNA adenine methylase, with translation MNYIGSKFKLFNFLQTHIESTLQKANAKPLKDSIFCDMFAGTGAVGRLFKNKAKQIISNDREYYSFVLNQNYIANCQKLPRAKELLEILNCAKQTPLQKGKIYKHYALGSGSGRQYFSDYNAQKIDAVRLKITQWKEQKFINKQEYYFLLSSLLESADKVANTASVYGAFLKQLKKSALKPLILTPAEFECSTNKHLVLNEDANTLITKIKGDILYLDPPYNAREYGANYHLLNTIVLYDDFIPKGKTGLREYEKSPWCKSTKVANALENLIKNANFEWIFLSYNDEGLLSLEQIKSIFEKYGKYSFATQKHQRFKADSKRIQKQDFTIEYLHILRK, from the coding sequence ATGAACTACATTGGCTCTAAATTTAAGCTTTTTAATTTTTTGCAAACACATATAGAATCCACACTCCAAAAAGCAAATGCAAAGCCCTTAAAAGATTCTATCTTTTGTGATATGTTTGCAGGCACTGGAGCGGTAGGAAGGCTTTTTAAAAACAAAGCAAAGCAAATTATTAGCAACGATAGAGAATATTATAGCTTTGTTTTAAATCAAAATTATATCGCTAATTGCCAAAAATTACCTCGAGCTAAGGAACTTTTAGAGATTTTAAACTGCGCTAAACAAACACCATTACAAAAGGGCAAAATCTATAAGCATTACGCGCTTGGTTCTGGTAGTGGGAGGCAGTATTTTAGCGATTATAATGCACAAAAAATTGACGCTGTGCGCTTAAAAATCACACAATGGAAAGAACAAAAATTTATTAATAAGCAAGAATATTATTTTCTCCTCTCCTCCCTTTTAGAATCCGCTGATAAAGTCGCAAACACAGCTTCAGTATATGGAGCGTTTTTAAAGCAACTTAAAAAAAGTGCCTTAAAGCCCCTTATTTTAACTCCAGCAGAATTTGAATGCAGCACAAATAAGCATTTAGTGCTTAATGAAGATGCAAACACACTTATTACTAAAATAAAGGGTGATATTCTCTATCTTGACCCGCCTTATAATGCACGCGAATATGGAGCGAATTATCATCTTTTAAACACCATAGTCCTTTATGATGACTTTATCCCAAAGGGCAAAACAGGCTTAAGAGAATACGAAAAATCCCCTTGGTGCAAGAGCACAAAAGTTGCAAATGCACTAGAAAATTTAATCAAAAATGCAAATTTTGAGTGGATTTTCCTAAGCTATAATGATGAAGGGCTTTTGAGTTTAGAGCAAATTAAAAGCATTTTTGAAAAATATGGCAAATACAGCTTTGCCACCCAAAAACACCAAAGATTTAAAGCAGATTCTAAAAGAATCCAAAAACAAGATTTTACAATAGAGTATTTGCATATTTTAAGAAAATAG
- a CDS encoding DUF7149 domain-containing protein: MTYEQFSLKDLTMQCPSPTQEELESFQKRLDEYLNNLKTAEENKESEEHIKGILRDFLRQAFAYNSNTKGRIDLAIYEDSLPKVILEAKIPNAPKSEFASRDNSKSQIPHTDDLKIPHNTTTPTNNLGCTALYESILYYLREFHTYKNNNITFIILTNFYEFYLIDAKQYLPFSKDKDILRAFKNCEKKEGNDTRTQAFYDALKGLLPNVDSTLKYTYFRLDSTLLEATNSTNLALIFQALSPAVLLKHKSYIDANTLNQGFYNELLYILGLEESTQNGKVLILPSEVKNTLLDTLCENLRLDKQKDFETCFSLLITWNNRLLFLRLSESMLLSFKHITKPFLSLDSIPSFSALNTLFFEVLAKTEEARGSIPSAFANIPYLNSSLFDKTELEKEGKEIKLLDSKPLVLYKDSILYKDQNLKTKLNLKSKDSKLPLLEYLFAFLHAYNFTTTQENIQEHIKTNYDKLINAAILGLVFEKLNGYKEGSFYTPSFITSYMCKESLTKVVLEKFNTAKNWECANLEELKISLDKFTTNKESYKEANAIFDSIRICDPAVGSGHFLVSALNEMVLLKFELGILCDESHQRLKDIKLEIFCDELVLRDSTNALFTYALPAHEEIESHKIQKALFHTKRNLIESCLFGVDINPNSCEITKLRLWIELLKYSYYKDIANKRLETLPNIDINIKCGNSLVSYFDTQTSLSHYPNIKERINEYKKAVANYKEGFYADKTQIDNQIKTLHQAFKTFCLKDKFKTQIKAFEAKCDKYSSKYGNFLAKDDKDLMFYVASRMFIDTFNEQEAQKAFDELKKEYANIFNLESNKPFEWRFAFPEVLDANGDFLGFDLIIGNPPYGVDLSKDEREMYKKTYSTSQTNTAALFMYLSDRILKAGGINTLIVPKSLNYVAKWADVREFIKPDMYLLVDCGKAWDYVLLEMVIFARAKGITIEHYCTHFLVDGTKQEINIESRRKNPFKLSTYESEWIKIDKSLIGLFGFFPSNLSKEELRLGVKVRKNIKTNLLEMAQCFRGGSFQKDVKANSIGETYKVLGGKEIQRCFIKGIKGFVSKQTKIGSKANIQNNSVLLQRIIAHIENPTPHIKFMATIANNKNYKIVNTIFQIICNDNVPNKYILGIFHSKFINWYCYRFCFAKAIRSMDFSNEIADKIPIPKITKTNQKIVNEIIALVDEILDSKAKDPALNTHELESQIDFLVYQLYNLTNKEIELIENK, encoded by the coding sequence ATGACTTATGAACAATTTTCTTTAAAAGACTTAACAATGCAATGCCCCTCTCCCACACAAGAAGAGCTTGAAAGCTTTCAAAAAAGACTTGATGAGTATTTAAACAACCTTAAAACAGCAGAGGAAAATAAAGAAAGCGAGGAGCATATTAAGGGCATTTTGCGCGACTTTTTGCGCCAAGCTTTTGCATACAACTCAAACACAAAAGGCAGAATCGACCTAGCCATTTATGAGGATTCCTTGCCAAAAGTGATTCTTGAGGCGAAAATTCCAAATGCTCCTAAGAGTGAATTTGCAAGCAGGGATAATTCAAAAAGCCAAATCCCGCACACAGATGACTTAAAAATCCCGCATAACACAACAACTCCCACAAACAATCTAGGATGCACAGCCCTTTATGAATCCATACTTTATTATTTACGCGAATTTCATACATACAAAAACAACAACATTACTTTCATTATCTTAACCAATTTCTACGAGTTTTACCTCATAGACGCAAAGCAATACCTTCCCTTTAGCAAAGACAAAGATATTTTAAGAGCCTTTAAAAACTGCGAAAAGAAAGAGGGCAACGACACACGAACGCAAGCCTTTTATGACGCGCTTAAAGGTCTTTTACCAAATGTGGATTCCACGCTTAAATACACATATTTTCGCTTAGATTCCACGCTTTTAGAAGCTACAAATTCCACAAATCTCGCCCTTATTTTTCAAGCCCTAAGCCCAGCAGTGCTTTTAAAGCATAAAAGTTACATAGATGCAAATACACTAAATCAGGGCTTTTATAATGAGCTACTTTATATCTTAGGCTTAGAAGAAAGCACCCAAAATGGCAAAGTGCTAATCCTGCCTAGCGAGGTTAAAAACACCCTTTTAGACACGCTTTGTGAAAATTTAAGGCTTGATAAACAAAAGGATTTTGAAACTTGTTTTAGCTTGCTTATCACTTGGAATAACCGCCTTTTATTCCTAAGGCTTTCAGAATCTATGCTACTTAGTTTTAAGCACATTACTAAGCCATTTTTAAGTCTAGATTCTATCCCTAGCTTTAGCGCGTTAAACACACTCTTTTTTGAAGTCCTAGCAAAAACAGAGGAAGCAAGAGGCTCTATCCCGTCCGCATTTGCTAATATTCCTTATCTTAACTCAAGCTTATTTGACAAAACAGAGCTAGAAAAAGAGGGCAAAGAAATCAAGCTTTTAGATTCTAAACCCTTAGTCTTATATAAAGATTCCATTCTCTACAAAGACCAAAACCTAAAAACAAAGCTAAATCTTAAAAGCAAAGATTCTAAGTTGCCCCTTTTAGAATACCTTTTTGCATTCCTCCACGCTTATAATTTCACCACCACGCAAGAAAACATACAAGAGCACATCAAAACCAATTACGACAAACTCATTAACGCCGCTATTTTGGGGCTTGTTTTTGAAAAGCTAAATGGCTATAAAGAAGGCAGTTTTTATACGCCAAGTTTCATCACAAGTTATATGTGCAAGGAATCTTTAACAAAAGTCGTGTTAGAGAAATTCAATACCGCGAAAAATTGGGAGTGTGCAAACTTAGAAGAGCTAAAAATAAGCCTTGATAAATTCACCACAAACAAAGAATCCTACAAAGAAGCCAATGCGATTTTTGATTCTATTCGCATTTGTGACCCAGCTGTGGGAAGTGGGCATTTCCTAGTTTCTGCGCTTAATGAAATGGTGCTTTTAAAATTTGAGCTTGGGATTTTGTGCGATGAATCTCATCAAAGGCTTAAAGATATAAAACTAGAAATATTTTGTGATGAACTAGTCTTGCGGGATTCTACAAACGCGCTTTTCACCTACGCCCTCCCCGCGCACGAAGAGATAGAATCCCATAAAATTCAAAAAGCCCTTTTCCACACCAAGCGCAATTTAATAGAATCCTGCCTTTTTGGTGTGGATATTAATCCCAATTCTTGCGAGATTACCAAACTCCGCCTTTGGATAGAGCTACTCAAATACAGCTACTACAAAGACATTGCTAATAAACGCTTAGAAACCCTGCCAAATATTGATATAAATATTAAGTGTGGGAATAGCCTTGTGAGTTATTTTGATACGCAAACAAGTCTTTCACACTATCCAAACATCAAAGAAAGGATAAACGAATACAAAAAAGCAGTAGCAAACTACAAGGAGGGATTTTACGCGGACAAAACGCAAATTGATAATCAAATCAAAACCCTACATCAAGCCTTTAAGACCTTTTGCTTAAAAGATAAGTTTAAAACACAAATCAAAGCCTTTGAAGCAAAATGTGATAAATATTCTTCCAAATACGGAAACTTCTTAGCAAAAGATGATAAGGATTTAATGTTTTATGTTGCTTCAAGAATGTTTATTGATACCTTTAATGAGCAAGAAGCACAAAAAGCATTTGATGAACTCAAAAAAGAATATGCAAATATCTTTAACCTAGAATCTAACAAGCCTTTTGAATGGCGTTTTGCATTCCCTGAAGTGCTAGATGCTAATGGCGACTTTCTAGGCTTTGATTTAATCATAGGCAATCCGCCTTATGGTGTGGATTTAAGCAAAGACGAAAGAGAAATGTATAAAAAAACTTATAGCACTTCACAGACCAATACTGCCGCTTTGTTTATGTATCTTAGCGATAGGATTTTAAAGGCTGGAGGCATTAATACCCTAATCGTCCCAAAATCCTTAAACTATGTCGCTAAATGGGCTGATGTAAGAGAGTTTATCAAGCCTGATATGTATCTACTAGTAGATTGTGGCAAGGCGTGGGATTATGTGCTTTTAGAAATGGTGATTTTTGCTAGGGCTAAGGGAATAACAATAGAACACTATTGCACGCACTTTTTGGTAGATGGCACAAAGCAAGAAATAAATATTGAATCTAGACGAAAAAACCCATTCAAACTTTCTACTTATGAATCTGAATGGATTAAAATTGATAAATCACTTATTGGTTTGTTTGGCTTCTTCCCTAGTAATCTCAGCAAAGAGGAGTTAAGACTAGGTGTTAAAGTGCGTAAAAATATCAAAACAAATCTTTTAGAAATGGCGCAATGTTTTCGAGGTGGGAGTTTTCAAAAAGATGTAAAAGCGAATTCCATTGGTGAAACTTATAAGGTATTAGGAGGAAAAGAAATTCAAAGATGCTTTATAAAGGGCATTAAAGGATTTGTATCTAAACAAACAAAAATAGGCAGTAAAGCAAATATACAAAATAATAGTGTTTTACTGCAACGCATTATTGCACATATTGAGAATCCAACTCCTCATATTAAGTTTATGGCAACAATTGCAAATAATAAAAATTACAAAATCGTTAATACAATCTTTCAAATCATTTGCAATGATAATGTTCCAAATAAATATATTTTAGGAATTTTCCATTCAAAATTCATAAATTGGTATTGTTATCGTTTTTGTTTCGCTAAAGCTATTCGTTCTATGGATTTTTCAAATGAAATAGCAGACAAAATCCCTATCCCAAAAATCACAAAAACAAATCAAAAAATCGTTAATGAAATCATCGCTTTGGTTGATGAAATTTTAGATTCTAAAGCCAAAGACCCCGCCCTTAACACGCACGAGTTAGAATCCCAAATTGATTTTCTAGTCTATCAACTCTACAATTTAACTAACAAGGAAATAGAATTGATAGAAAATAAATAA
- the dcm gene encoding DNA (cytosine-5-)-methyltransferase — MQDNSKITFIDLFAGVGGFHLALKGSKCLFASEIDSNAQKTYHLNFSKTPLFGDITLDSTQNQIPQNFDILCAGFPCQAFSIAGYQKGFEDTRGTLFFEIAKITQKHKPKVLFLENVKNLKNHDKGKTFEVIKSTLEQLEYCVYDEVLNSATHANIPQNRERIFIVAFHKQVKNHHKFTFPKPIKLTKTIYSCLNPNEQENLFYYTPKSQYYEWLKKEVVKKDTIYQLRRIYVRENKSNLCPTLTANMGTGGHNVPIIKDDFGIRKLTPRECFNFQGYPKNFKLPNLPNSKLYIQAGNSITYPLVKKIAKEILKILQ; from the coding sequence ATGCAAGATAATTCAAAAATAACTTTCATTGACCTTTTTGCTGGTGTGGGTGGATTTCATCTAGCACTTAAGGGGAGTAAATGCCTATTTGCTAGTGAAATAGATTCTAATGCCCAAAAAACTTATCATTTAAATTTTTCTAAAACACCACTTTTTGGCGATATTACTTTAGATTCCACTCAAAATCAAATTCCACAAAATTTTGATATTTTATGTGCTGGATTTCCTTGTCAAGCTTTTTCTATCGCTGGATACCAAAAAGGCTTTGAGGATACAAGAGGCACACTATTTTTTGAAATTGCAAAAATCACACAAAAACACAAGCCAAAAGTGCTATTTTTAGAAAATGTAAAAAATCTTAAGAACCACGATAAAGGAAAAACTTTTGAAGTGATTAAATCAACTTTAGAGCAATTAGAATATTGTGTATATGATGAGGTTTTAAATTCTGCTACTCACGCAAATATTCCTCAAAACAGAGAACGTATTTTTATTGTAGCTTTTCATAAGCAAGTTAAGAATCATCATAAATTTACTTTTCCTAAACCGATTAAGCTTACAAAAACGATTTATTCCTGTCTTAATCCAAACGAGCAAGAAAATTTATTTTATTACACACCAAAAAGTCAATATTATGAGTGGCTAAAAAAGGAGGTTGTAAAAAAAGATACAATTTATCAGCTTCGTAGAATTTATGTGAGAGAAAACAAATCAAATCTTTGTCCTACATTAACCGCAAATATGGGAACAGGCGGACATAATGTGCCAATTATTAAAGATGACTTTGGAATCCGCAAATTGACACCTAGAGAATGTTTCAATTTTCAAGGATATCCCAAAAACTTTAAACTGCCAAATTTACCTAATTCTAAACTCTATATTCAAGCTGGAAATTCTATCACTTATCCTTTGGTTAAAAAAATAGCAAAAGAAATTTTAAAGATTTTGCAATGA